In Stomoxys calcitrans chromosome 2, idStoCalc2.1, whole genome shotgun sequence, the following proteins share a genomic window:
- the LOC131995058 gene encoding uncharacterized protein LOC131995058 isoform X1 translates to MSALKQGFALLAVVAVSNALPFILLDCNLNGCVQSKNPKPKEVPDGLPWAIIMEPNLPPEKRNYILGLAQQTLQKLLAQPQTKDEYHNVSQEESQAEGQYESQGQSQEGQYESQGQSQEGQYESQSQEGQYESQSQEGQYESQAESQEVPQTADEDGESSYEYDPDEPEYENGEK, encoded by the exons ATGAGTGCACTTAAGCAAGGTTTTGCTCTCTTGGCGGTGGTCGCTGTTAGCAATGCATTACCTTTCATATTGCTTGATTGCAATCTAAACGGT TGTGTACAATCAAAAAATCCGAAACCGAAAGAGGTTCCCGATGGCTTACCATGGGCAATCATAATGGAGCCAAATTTGCCACCAGAAAAAcgaaattatatattgggtCTTGCACAACAAACTTTACAAAAATTACTAGCCCAACCCCAAACCAAAGATGAATATCATAATGTAAGCCAAGAAGAATCGCAAGCGGAAGGCCAATATGAATCACAAGGACAAAGCCAAGAAGGCCAATACGAATCACAAGGACAAAGCCAAGAAGGCCAATATGAATCACAAAGCCAAGAAGGCCAATATGAATCACAAAGCCAAGAAGGCCAATATGAATCACAAGCTGAGAGTCAAGAAGTACCGCAAACTGCAGATGAGGATGGTGAATCTAGTTATGAATATGACCCTGATGAACCTGAATATGAAAATGgggaaaaataa
- the LOC131995058 gene encoding uncharacterized protein LOC131995058 isoform X2, translating to MSALKQGFALLAVVAVSNALPFILLDCNLNGCVQSKNPKPKEVPDGLPWAIIMEPNLPPEKRNYILGLAQQTLQKLLAQPQTKDEYHNVSQEESQAEGQYESQGQSQEGQYESQGQSQEGQYESQAESQEVPQTADEDGESSYEYDPDEPEYENGEK from the exons ATGAGTGCACTTAAGCAAGGTTTTGCTCTCTTGGCGGTGGTCGCTGTTAGCAATGCATTACCTTTCATATTGCTTGATTGCAATCTAAACGGT TGTGTACAATCAAAAAATCCGAAACCGAAAGAGGTTCCCGATGGCTTACCATGGGCAATCATAATGGAGCCAAATTTGCCACCAGAAAAAcgaaattatatattgggtCTTGCACAACAAACTTTACAAAAATTACTAGCCCAACCCCAAACCAAAGATGAATATCATAATGTAAGCCAAGAAGAATCGCAAGCGGAAGGCCAATATGAATCACAAGGACAAAGCCAAGAAGGCCAATACGAATCACAAGGACAAAGCCAAGAAG GCCAATATGAATCACAAGCTGAGAGTCAAGAAGTACCGCAAACTGCAGATGAGGATGGTGAATCTAGTTATGAATATGACCCTGATGAACCTGAATATGAAAATGgggaaaaataa
- the LOC131995058 gene encoding uncharacterized protein LOC131995058 isoform X3 encodes MSALKQGFALLAVVAVSNALPFILLDCNLNGCVQSKNPKPKEVPDGLPWAIIMEPNLPPEKRNYILGLAQQTLQKLLAQPQTKDEYHNVSQEESQAEGQYESQGQSQEGQYESQAESQEVPQTADEDGESSYEYDPDEPEYENGEK; translated from the exons ATGAGTGCACTTAAGCAAGGTTTTGCTCTCTTGGCGGTGGTCGCTGTTAGCAATGCATTACCTTTCATATTGCTTGATTGCAATCTAAACGGT TGTGTACAATCAAAAAATCCGAAACCGAAAGAGGTTCCCGATGGCTTACCATGGGCAATCATAATGGAGCCAAATTTGCCACCAGAAAAAcgaaattatatattgggtCTTGCACAACAAACTTTACAAAAATTACTAGCCCAACCCCAAACCAAAGATGAATATCATAATGTAAGCCAAGAAGAATCGCAAGCGGAAGGCCAATATGAATCACAAGGACAAAGCCAAGAAG GCCAATATGAATCACAAGCTGAGAGTCAAGAAGTACCGCAAACTGCAGATGAGGATGGTGAATCTAGTTATGAATATGACCCTGATGAACCTGAATATGAAAATGgggaaaaataa